From one Amphiura filiformis chromosome 13, Afil_fr2py, whole genome shotgun sequence genomic stretch:
- the LOC140168257 gene encoding uncharacterized protein — MLLLSTNQFKTKLHHRMLYVLDKAHAVSAWKMGPSRTTSLKFVHDAIEKGSESAGIATHQWRLIKKKMLYISVMQNEEFRIQILRKEECEKRTLLILTRTVKDHADLDHAHKT, encoded by the exons ATGCTGCTACTGAGTaccaatcaatttaagactaaacTGCATCATCGGATGCTGTATGTACTGGATAAAGCACATG ccgtttctgcatggaaaatgggtccATCGCGCACTACAAGCTTGAAGTTTGTGCATG ATGCTATTGAAAAGGGATCCGAATCGGCAGGAATAGCAACTCATCAATGGCGactcatcaagaagaaaatgctgtACATATCAGTTATGCAAAATGAGGAGTTCAGAATTCAGATTTTACGCAAAGAAGaatgtgaaaaaagaaccttGCTAATTTTGACTCGGACTGTTAAAGATCATGCAGATCTGGATCATGCACATAAAACTTAA